A stretch of Brassica napus cultivar Da-Ae chromosome C6, Da-Ae, whole genome shotgun sequence DNA encodes these proteins:
- the LOC106354778 gene encoding organic cation/carnitine transporter 2 has protein sequence MKFQEKKKSSLPCGKVKNNFCNKSRTKDSLHQMFSARQEQEKKVETPEPFMAEPTRPLLTDSNSLPPRSLDETIERYIGSFGWAQFLQATLVSFSGVFDAQQTFISVFTDFEPTWHCTESDSCHDSLSNICILPKTAWSWDLSPHVSVISEWSLQCSGSFVKGLPESSFFVGCLIGGLVLSTLADSSMGRKNMLFLSCLIMSISAMLTVFSPNVWVYAFLRFVNGFGRATVGTCALVLSTELVGKKWRGRVGIMSFFGFMLGFLSLPAMAYINRGNSWRVLYLWTSVPTMVYCVMVRFFVCESPRWLFVRGRREEAISILKRVASSDVAMSLPFEEQENIDEKPSVNIYAAMKVLVEKRWALKRLSTVMVVAFGIGLVYYGMPLALSNLDFNVYMSAAFNALMDLPANLITLFLVDKLSRRNALIGFTALGGVSSVLIFALQNLRINNHGALQLVLELMSYFCACSAFNVEMIYTIELFPTCVRNSAIAMARQALVLGGVFSPVMVAAGRKNGVWSFGLFGLAIGLLGLFTVGLPETRGSDLCDTMDEEECRDRRSNNDMASSVIA, from the coding sequence ATGAAatttcaagaaaagaaaaaaagttcatTACCATGTGGAAAAGTCAAAAACAACTTCTGTAATAAAAGCAGAACGAAAGACTCGCTGCATCAGATGTTCTCCGCAagacaagaacaagaaaaaaaggtGGAAACTCCTGAACCATTCATGGCTGAACCAACTCGGCCGCTTCTTACAGATTCAAACTCGCTTCCACCAAGGTCCCTCGACGAGACCATCGAGAGATACATTGGAAGCTTTGGTTGGGCACAGTTTCTTCAAGCCACGTTAGTCTCTTTCTCCGGCGTTTTCGACGCGCAACAAACTTTCATCTCTGTTTTCACTGATTTCGAACCCACGTGGCACTGCACCGAGTCAGACTCGTGCCATGACTCCCTCTCCAACATCTGCATCCTCCCCAAAACCGCATGGTCATGGGATCTCTCTCCACACGTCTCCGTTATCTCAGAGTGGAGTCTCCAATGCTCCGGCTCGTTCGTCAAGGGCTTGCCGGAGAGTTCCTTCTTTGTCGGATGTTTGATCGGCGGTTTGGTTCTCTCGACGCTAGCAGATTCGTCGATGGGTCGTAAGAACATGCTGTTTCTATCATGTCTTATCATGTCGATATCAGCAATGCTTACGGTCTTCTCACCTAATGTTTGGGTTTACGCTTTTCTTCGGTTCGTTAACGGGTTTGGTCGAGCGACGGTCGGGACGTGTGCTCTAGTTCTCTCGACTGAGCTGGTCGGGAAGAAGTGGCGAGGACGTGTCGGGATCATGAGTTTCTTCGGGTTCATGCTAGGGTTCTTGTCTCTCCCTGCCATGGCTTATATAAACCGAGGGAACTCATGGAGGGTTCTATATCTATGGACCTCGGTTCCGACCATGGTATACTGCGTCATGGTTCGGTTTTTCGTTTGCGAGTCTCCAAGGTGGCTTTTCGTCAGAGGTCGTAGAGAAGAAGCCATTTCGATTCTCAAAAGGGTTGCTTCGAGCGATGTCGCCATGAGTTTACCATTTGAGGAGCAAGAAAACATAGATGAGAAACCTAGTGTTAACATCTACGCAGCCATGAAGGTGTTGGTGGAGAAGAGATGGGCACTTAAGAGACTATCCACGGTGATGGTGGTTGCGTTTGGGATCGGTTTGGTCTATTACGGGATGCCTCTAGCGTTATCTAATCTCGATTTCAATGTCTATATGAGTGCAGCGTTTAATGCCTTGATGGACTTGCCAGCAAACCTCATCACACTTTTCCTGGTCGACAAACTCAGCAGGAGAAACGCACTCATCGGGTTTACGGCGTTGGGCGGGGTCTCCAGCGTTCTCATATTCGCGTTACAGAATTTGAGAATCAATAACCACGGGGCGTTACAGTTGGTATTAGAACTAATGTCTTACTTTTGTGCGTGTTCGGCTTTTAACGTGGAGATGATTTACACTATTGAGTTGTTTCCGACATGTGTGAGGAACTCGGCCATCGCAATGGCTAGACAGGCATTGGTGCTTGGTGGGGTTTTCAGCCCTGTTATGGTAGCAGCTGGTCGGAAGAATGGGGTCTGGTCGTTCGGGTTGTTTGGTCTTGCCATAGGTTTGCTTGGTTTGTTTACGGTCGGATTGCCAGAGACTAGAGGGAGTGATCTATGCGACACTATGGACGAGGAAGAATGCAGAGATCGGCGGAGTAACAATGATATGGCTAGTAGTGTGATTGCATGA
- the LOC125589200 gene encoding E3 ubiquitin-protein ligase RGLG4-like → MSTGMGNFLRKLGSGKSKSSRSFRGQRTTSSSVSLDEPSPSDASVSVSDKINAAKKKYALIPDRFSSLDQVSKALREAGLESSNLILGIDFTKSNEWTGKTSFQGKCLHALGETPNPYEKAIFVIGQTLAPFDEDNLIPCFGFGDSTTHDEEVFGFHSDNSPCHGFEEVLACYRRIAPNLRLSGPTSYGPLIDAAVDIVEKNNGQFHVLVIVADGQVTRGLDMPEGELSQQEKTTIDAIVNASSYALSIVLIGVGDGPWEDMRKFDDKIPKREFDNFQFVNFTEIMKKDSPASAKETAFALAALMEIPFQYQAAIELGLLGKTTGLAKKINPRPPPVPYTPPVRTGQASSDSDEQTQNCPICLTNRKDVAFGCGHMTCGECGSRISNCPICRVLITSRLRLYT, encoded by the exons ATGTCGACGGGTATGGGGAATTTCTTACGGAAGTTGGGAAGTGGTAAAAGCAAGAGCAGTAGAAGTTTTAGGGGACAGAGAACAACGTCGTCTTCTGTATCATTAGATGAACCATCACCGTCTGATGCTTCAGTCTCAGTTTCCGACAAGATCAACGCCGCCAAGAAGAAGTACGCTCTCATCCCTGATCGTTTCTCTTCCTTGGACCAg gtaTCAAAAGCACTAAGAGAAGCCGGTCTTGAATCATCAAATCTCATTCTTGGAATTGATTTCACAAAGAGCAACGAATGGACTG GGAAAACATCCTTCCAAGGAAAATGTCTGCACGCTCTTGGAGAAACTCCAAATCCATATGAAAAGGCAATATTTGTAATAGGCCAAACGTTAGCTCCTTTCGACGAAGACAACCTCATCCCTTGTTTCGGCTTTGGTGACT CAACGACCCATGACGAGGAAGTGTTCGGTTTCCACAGTGATAACTCTCCATGCCATGGCTTTGAAGAGGTCTTAGCATGTTACAGAAGAATCGCACCTAACTTGCGTTTATCAG GGCCAACGTCGTATGGACCGCTTATCGATGCTGCGGTCGACATTGTTGAAAAGAACAACGGACAGTTTCATGTTCTGGTGATTGTCGCTGATGGGCAG GTAACTAGAGGTTTGGATATGCCCGAGGGAGAACTCAGTCAACAAGAGAAAACAACTATAGACGCCATTGTAAACGCAAG CTCATATGCATTGTCGATTGTTTTAATCGGTGTTGGAGACGGTCCATGGGAAGACATGAGGAAGTTTGATGACAAGATTCCTAAGCGTGAGTTCGATAACTTTCAG TTTGTGAACTTTACTGAGATTATGAAGAAAGACTCACCAGCGTCTGCCAAAGAAACTGCCTTTGCTCTTGCTGCTTTGATGGAGATTCCCTTCCAGTATCAAGCAGCAATCGAACTCGGCTTACTCGG GAAAACGACGGGCTTAGCCAAGAAAATAAACCCAAGGCCACCACCTGTTCCTTACACGCCTCCAGTTCGCACTGGACAAGCATCATCTGATTCAGACGAACAAACTCAG AACTGCCCTATTTGTCTGACTAACCGAAAAGACGTGGCTTTTGGCTGTGGTCACATG ACTTGTGGAGAGTGTGGATCCAGGATATCAAACTGCCCCATCTGCAGAGTACTGATCACAAGCCGGCTAAGGCTTTACACGTGA
- the BNAA07G34870D gene encoding uncharacterized protein BNAA07G34870D gives MSFLYEKSDIWRWLVRKTRDSRSFFFTFATVCGVIPGIIGYGVMQATNSTNPELEARLRQSARPETVMMGKVNQERLAEYLGELKQKQDTNDRYVAALRGETLTRKPYQRIQPVPKPNDTVTTKPQ, from the exons ATGTCGTTTTTGTATGAGAAGAGCGATATATGGAGATGGCTAGTGAGGAAGACGAGAGATTCGAGATCCTTCTTCTTCACGTTCGCTACCGTATGCGGTGTGATTCCGGGAATCATTGGCTATGGGGTTATGCAGGCCACCAATTCCACTAACCCGGAGCTCGAGGCCCGGCTCCGACAATCCGCCCGACCCGAAACCGTC ATGATGGGTAAAGTAAACCAAGAGAGGCTAGCTGAGTACCTCGGGGAGTTGAAACAGAAGCAGGATACCAACGACAGATACGTGGCTGCTCTAAGGGGAGAGACTCTTACCAGGAAGCCTTACCAAAGAATCCAACCAGTGCCAAAGCCAAATGACACGGTCACAACCAAACCTCAGTAA
- the LOC125589199 gene encoding cation/H(+) antiporter 2-like codes for MDPKLLFCLPQGDALFNPLNTMFIQMACILVFSQLFFLLLKPCGQAGPVAQILAGIVLSPALLSRIPKVKEFFLQKDAADYYSFFSFALRTSFMFLIGLEFDLQSMRRNLKKVTVITISSFVSCGLLSLAFFYLLKPLLHIKEDYFTFFLVLFITLSNTASPVVLRSIADWKLNTSEIGRLAISCALLNELTNVVVYTLIIAVVSGKLIGDLFLFIFMTGALILLNRFLAPWLPKRNPKEKYLSKAETLVFFIFLLIVAITIESYDVNSSVSVFIIGINFPRQGKTHRTLINRLSYPIHEFVLPVYFGYIGFRFSVIGLTRRYYIVLVIIVILTLVGKFIGVISACMYLKIPKKYWLFLPTILSVKGHVGLLLLDANYAEKKWWTTTIHDMVIAALVITTLLSGVLASFILKAREKDFAHQKTSLESHDTSEELRVLSCVYGARCARGEISLISSLSGSHGGSKPFTPLLMHLVPLPKKRKSELLYHEHDEDVHVDDDFGTNESLMVNDSIDSFAKDSKILIQQVKLVTQMVSMHEEICNATEDLRVNIVFLPFHKHQRIDGKTTNDGEHFRQMNRNVLRHAPCSVGIFVDRNITGFQQPHGFGSVQNVAVLFFGGPDDREALALCKWFANNTLIHLTIIQFVPEDSHPESPVRNATTRDSSEVLIDVQGRGQSEHEADRSLLEEFHNRFVSTGQVGFIEKRVSNGPHTLTVLREIEELYSLFVVGKSRGDCPMTVRMKDWEECPELGTVGDFFASSLDVNASVLVVQRQRNSHDDFIDD; via the exons ATGGATCCAAAGCTGTTGTTCTGTTTGCCGCAAGGAGATGCATTGTTTAACCCTCTTAATACTATGTTTATTCAAATGGCTTGCATTCTCGTCTTCTCTCAGTTGTTCTTTCTCCTCCTCAAACCATGTGGTCAAGCTGGTCCCGTTGCACAGATTCTc gCTGGTATTGTGCTGAGCCCTGCTCTTCTCTCAAGAATCCCTAAAGTCAAAGAGTTCTTCCTCCAGAAAGATGCAGCAGATTACTACTCTTTCTTCTCATTCGCCTTACGAACATCTTTCATGTTCTTGATCGGTCTTGAATTCGATCTACAGTCCATGAGAAGAAACTTAAAGAAAGTCACCGTGATAACCATCAGCTCTTTTGTGTCTTGTGGTCTCCTCAGCCTCGCGTTCTTCTATCTCCTCAAACCTTTACTACACATCAAAGAGGACTACTTCACGTTCTTCTTGGTTCTGTTCATTACCTTGTCCAACACGGCATCTCCTGTAGTCCTACGTTCAATAGCTGATTGGAAACTCAACACATCTGAGATTGGGCGGTTGGCTATCTCATGCGCGTTGCTCAATGAATTAACAAACGTGGTGGTCTACACTCTAATCATCGCGGTCGTATCTGGTAAATTGATAGGTGATCTCTTCCTATTTATTTTCATGACAGGAGCCCTAATCTTGCTCAATAGGTTTCTAGCTCCATGGCTCCCAAAGAGAAACCCTAAAGAGAAATATCTATCAAAAGCTGAAACATtagtcttcttcatcttccttctCATCGTTGCCATAACAATCGAATCATACGATGTTAACTCATCGGTTTCGGTTTTCATCATCGGCATAAACTTCCCAAGGCAAGGGAAAACTCATAGGACGCTGATAAACCGGCTTAGTTACCCGATCCATGAGTTTGTTCTTCCGGTTTACTTTGGTTACATTGGGTTCAGATTCAGCGTCATTGGGTTAACCAGACGATATTACATTGTTCTCGTTATTATAGTGATTCTAACCTTAGTGGGGAAGTTTATTGGTGTGATAAGCGCTTGCATGTACCTGAAGATCCCCAAGAAATATTGGCTTTTCTTACCAACCATTCTCTCTGTTAAAGGCCATGtgggtcttcttcttcttgacgcCAACTACGCGGAAAAG AAATGGTGGACCACAACTATTCATGATATGGTGATAGCGGCGTTGGTAATCACGACGTTACTAAGCGGTGTCCTTGCGTCTTTCATACTTAAAGCAAGAGAGAAAGACTTCGCTCACCAGAAAACTTCTCTTGAATCTCACGACACCAGCGAGGAGCTACGCGTCTTATCTTGCGTCTACGGAGCCCGCTGCGCTCGTGGTGAAATCTCTCTTATCTCGTCCTTGAGCGGCTCTCACGGAGGCTCCAAGCCGTTCACGCCTCTTCTCATGCACCTCGTACCACTCCCGAAGAAGAGAAAATCAGAGCTGTTGTATCACGAGCACGATGAAGATGTGCATGTAGATGATGACTTTGGGACTAACGAAAGTTTGATGGTCAACGACTCTATTGACTCGTTTGCTAAAGACAGTAAGATATTGATCCAACAAGTGAAGCTCGTGACGCAGATGGTTAGCATGCATGAAGAGATATGTAACGCAACGGAAGATCTTCGCGTTAATATTGTGTTTCTTCCGTTTCATAAACATCAGAGGATCGATGGGAAGACTACAAACGATGGAGAACATTTCAGGCAGATGAACCGTAACGTTCTAAGGCATGCACCATGTTCGGTTGGTATATTCGTGGACCGGAACATAACCGGGTTTCAACAACCGCATGGGTTTGGTTCGGTACAAAACGTTGCGGTATTGTTCTTTGGTGGTCCGGATGACCGTGAGGCTCTAGCCTTGTGTAAATGGTTTGCTAACAACACGTTGATACATCTTACAATCATACAGTTCGTTCCCGAGGATTCACATCCAGAGTCTCCAGTTAGGAATGCGACAACACGAGATAGTAGTGAGGTTCTTATAGATGTTCAGGGAAGAGGCCAATCTGAACATGAAGCAGACCGAAGTTTATTAGAAGAGTTCCACAATAG GTTTGTGTCAACGGGACAAGTAGGGTTCATAGAGAAGCGTGTGAGCAACGGACCACATACGCTGACGGTTCTAAGAGAGATCGAGGAGCTGTATTCACTCTTTGTGGTTGGGAAGAGCAGAGGAGACTGTCCTATGACGGTGAGAATGAAAGATTGGGAAGAGTGTCCGGAGCTTGGTACTGTCGGAGATTTCTTCGCTTCTTCTTTAGATGTAAATGCTTCTGTATTAGTTGTTCAAAGACAAAGAAATTCACATGATGACTTTATAGATGATTAG
- the LOC106354782 gene encoding organic cation/carnitine transporter 5-like, which translates to MEDSSAPLLTHIEDEDTSPPLTFDKIFEQSLSDLGLSQFLQILLVGLAFAFDSQQIFITVFTDAYPTWHCLDHTVCNPATTDICDLPRSTWEWDGGFKGKTVISEFELECSSSFLRGLPTSAFYLGSIVGGVAMAMIPDSFLGRKQLLFFTTLAMSFTGISIFFSTNIWIYVFLKFIIGFARSQICTYAFNLIGERVSTKWRPRGAMIPFTLFVLGFMSLSGIAYLVRHASWRVLYLCTSVPAAIHSVLIYLFALESPRWLHVQGKNEEAIEVLKRISPASRGYLEAVSSRLPSKDDVENTPSSSIKDLFIRKWAFRRILVVMTIMFGLGMMYYGVPLAVRDIDVNIYLSEALNAAVELPTFVIAPILLEKFNRRTSVLANCLVGGALAVFCFVLALLGLTNIAFVFELGSFFCARIGFNLMAVYMIEMYPTCVRNFATTMLRLSLVLGGAACPIIASVGRNVPSLSFAVFGFTMSGLGFFALFLPETKGASLCDTMEAQEQRERVMETSNSSC; encoded by the coding sequence ATGGAGGATTCATCCGCACCACTGTTGACCCACATCGAAGACGAAGACACTTCTCCACCTTTGACCTTCGACAAGATTTTCGAACAGAGCTTGTCTGATCTAGGGCTCTCACAGTTCTTACAGATACTTCTTGTCGGGCTCGCCTTCGCCTTCGATTCCCAACAGATATTCATCACCGTCTTCACAGATGCGTACCCTACATGGCACTGTCTCGACCACACGGTTTGCAATCCGGCAACAACCGACATCTGCGATCTTCCCCGGTCAACCTGGGAATGGGACGGCGGGTTCAAGGGTAAAACCGTCATTTCAGAGTTCGAACTCGAGTGCTCGAGCTCCTTCCTCAGAGGTCTCCCCACGTCTGCTTTCTACTTGGGTTCCATCGTTGGAGGGGTTGCCATGGCTATGATTCCAGACAGTTTCTTGGGAAGGAAGCAACTACTTTTCTTCACAACTCTAGCGATGTCGTTCACTGGAATCTCGATCTTCTTCTCAACCAACATATGGATCTACGTTTTCTTGAAGTTCATCATCGGATTCGCGCGTTCTCAGATTTGTACCTACGCGTTCAATCTAATAGGTGAGAGAGTTTCCACCAAATGGAGACCTCGAGGTGCTATGATTCCTTTTACTCTCTTTGTGTTAGGATTCATGTCTTTGTCTGGAATAGCCTACCTTGTTAGACACGCTTCTTGGAGAGTTCTTTATCTCTGCACATCTGTTCCAGCAGCTATCCATAGTGTTTTAATCTATTTATTCGCCCTAGAGTCTCCTCGTTGGCTTCATGTGCAAGGCAAGAACGAAGAAGCTATTGAAGTACTTAAAAGAATCTCACCTGCAAGCAGAGGTTACTTGGAAGCAGTATCATCTAGGTTACCTTCAAAAGATGACGTGGAAAACACTCCAAGCAGCTCGATCAAGGACTTGTTCATCAGAAAATGGGCTTTTCGAAGAATCTTGGTCGTTATGACCATAATGTTCGGGTTAGGTATGATGTACTACGGAGTTCCATTAGCGGTTAGAGACATAGACGTGAACATCTACTTGAGCGAAGCCCTAAACGCAGCGGTGGAGTTACCTACCTTTGTCATCGCACCAATCTTGCTAGAGAAGTTCAACAGGAGAACCTCCGTGCTTGCGAACTGCTTGGTCGGAGGAGCATTAGCAGTGTTCTGTTTCGTCCTGGCACTTTTAGGCCTAACGAACATTgcttttgtatttgaacttggcTCTTTCTTCTGCGCTAGGATCGGGTTTAACCTGATGGCGGTTTACATGATTGAGATGTACCCAACATGCGTGAGGAACTTTGCGACAACAATGCTTAGACTGTCCCTTGTACTTGGAGGAGCTGCTTGTCCAATCATTGCTTCTGTCGGAAGAAACGTTCCGTCGCTCTCTTTTGCGGTTTTTGGGTTTACAATGTCGGGTCTCGGATTTTTCGCGTTGTTTCTTCCTGAGACCAAAGGTGCAAGTCTTTGTGATACAATGGAAGCACAAGAGCAGAGGGAACGAGTCATGGAGACTAGCAATAGTAGCTGCTAA